The DNA window TCATGGTAACCAGTACGATGCTCTTCGAGAGGCAGATTACTAGTGCAGACAAGGTGAAGCTCACCATGCTGGTCAAATAGACCCTCCTGGAGCCAAACAGTTTAACCAGCTTACTCATCACCAGTGAGAAAAACGTTGAGGTAGCACATTGCAGGAAAAGTCCAAGACTCCCCATCCGAATGCCTGCAGGGGGTAAAACAGTACTAAGCATGAAAATTGAGGACAGACTGTGGTGGGGACAggtacttaaaaaaacaatccattACAGCTGAATGTACCAGTGTAAAGGATTaagtttttaaagtaaattaagaAGCTTTAAAACACTGTATTTACTTTACAGGGTGGCAGGGTGGTACAGTGGTtgccactgctgcctcacagcaccagggccctgggttcaattcctggggtgatgtctgtgtgcagtttgtatattctccctgagtttgtgtgggttccctcccacactccaaaaCCATAAGGGTAGGTTAAGTGGGAatactgggaaaactggccctgctaTGAGTCTGATGGACTAGTGCCCCATCCAGGGCGTAACCTGCCTTGCAGCTATTGCTTActgagataggctccagctcctttgcagccctgtattggatacagctgttggaaaatggatggtcGAATTATTTTACACACTACATAGATCGCTCTAACTGATGATGTTTTAAAATCCTTTACCCAAGTAGCATGGAGATGTAATAGGTTACTTAGAAGTACCCTTTCACAAAAccatgcacacatacagtacatgatgggAGGAACTCTAGGAAGATGCCTCCAAAATGTAGCACAATGGTACTGTAGATCAATTGAGATTAACATTTACATTCTGTCTCTCAGAAACTGCAGACTGTTGTGTACAGTAAGTTCAACTCAAGGACAGAGATATTCATAGATACCTAACGTGAAAAAGATATGAGGCTCCCTTTCACATCTTTTTCCCTGTtcattttcttctgttctttcGCACATAATTAGAGTGCTTTGAATATATTGCCGCCTTTTGTTAAATATATACAATAACACATTAAATCTGTTCTTTTGCCGTGGGAAAGAGAGAGGAGTTTTTTAGTGCTCCCCTTTGTGTCCTGTCCTTTTGTTAACTAGTCTAGTGAAAAAAGCACGTTAAGGAGAAAGCTAGGAGTCCAAATCAGAATACTGAAAAACAAGTCAAAATCGGGTTATTCCTCACACCTAAAAGGGACGATTCTTAGCATGTAAAAAATAAGGCATGTTGATACAGTGGGTTTGGACTCAAGGGTTAAACAAAGTTCAAATGTTCTCTTTATCCATTCTATATCCCTAAAGTTTTTAGTCGTTGAAGAGCGATACGAGTTAAACCTGCCATTAACCTGCCATACACTAATTTTCCAAGCATCCTGCAAACGTCAGGAGAGATTTGTGTTACAGTAGATGGTATCTCCATTGTATGGGTGTATGTGTGGAACAGGATTTTCCcagctgtagatactgtactgtatgtcgccAAGGAGAACTGCCAAGTTTTTCTTCAGGAAAACTAGAGAAAAGGCTGAAAGGCTTTGATCGAAAAAGTTCTACAGAAATTAAGTGTCTTGTAACCCAAGCTTACTTAGATAATGATTCTAGGCATCCTCATACTCTTAGATACAGTACTTACACAGCCCCTTAATGCATTATATTgtattacaatacagaaagaaaCTCGTTGAACAGGAATTATGTCATTTCACACAATAATTTTGGCAGTGTGGAAGAGAATGGATACTTCCTTAGATCTCAAAGGTTTTGGGGGATGTTTGCATGGATTTTCACCAGgaactccagtttcctcccatctcCCAAAGGCACGCAAGTTCAGTTTGAGCAACTACACTAAATTGTCCCCTTGCAAGCTTCAAGGGGATTTCATACTCTGGAGATTTTTTACCAATAAAACCAGCACTGGTTATGGCACTCTAAAGAAAagttagatgggctgaatggctgaCTTTTTGTGAATGTTATGATGCACCGTTATGAAGTGCGCAATGTTGTGAGCTCTTAGCAATGTAAAAGAAGTCACTCACCATTCAAAACTACTTTCAACTTGCAATGAATCAACGAGACTTGGAAACTAGAGACTTTTCAGAAAAAGTGAGCAACTCAGATGACTACTGTGACAAGTTAAGTGATGAAACGCTGCTTTCATTTTATGATGACCATGCACATACACAAGACCTGTTCAACTCAAAAAGGAGAAGCACCCCAGTCTGTGATCAGACTTAGAAAGCAACTATCAGGTGCCAACAGCACCTCTAAAAACTATTAACTCGAGTGCCTAGTTATGGTGGTGTGCGCACTGAAGAATATTAACTTAATAAAGTACCGAACATACTAACAATTCAAGAAAGATCTGTTACTGACCAATTGCTGAAAATTCTCGAGTTCTTAAGCCCACCCAAGTTCACACTTTCCATCAGCAGACCCACACAGAACTTTCCGACGGCAGCCCAGAAGTTGCAAGGCACTGGGTTATTTCACGCAGCGGAGACGAGAGCCGGGGGACCCTACCTTCATCGTAGCGCAGCCTTGATGCTGTGCCCGGGGCAGCGCTGGGCACCCCCTGATAAAGGCCTTCGCCCACAAAGTCTGTGTAGAAGAGCATGAAAGACATGACGGCCATCCAGCTGCACAGCTGAGCCACACACAGCTGTCTCATGACCCGCGGGACGTGGCAGTAGCTGCGGTAGATGGCAGGGGTCATCGACCAACATGTCCGCACCAGGCACATCAGAGGCCCTGACTTTGAGATCCTGAACTTGTACTTGAGCAGATAGCAGCAGGAGCGGGGGACACATCTGGCGCCCTCCAAGGGCTTCGTTTCCAGCACGGGGCATTGGGGAGGGTAGCCGGGCTCCTCCGACATCTTCATGGTGACAAGGACACTTACGATAAAGATGCCAGTGAGCAGGGCGAAGAGGCACTCCTCCTGGCCGCCGAGGTAGACAGAGAGGTAGCTCTCACTCCAGTCCAGGGCTGGCAGCAGATACCCAACGCAGCCGCCCAGGCTGACCATGAAGGAGAACATGGCGAAGGCCTGGCCGCAGGTCTCCTCGTCGTGGTACAGGTCCGAGAGCAGGGCTTCCAGGGGGGTGAAGCAGACCTGGCCGCAGAAGTCCAGCAGAGCCACGCCCAGGATGAGGAAGGCCACCTGCAGGGCCCGGCCGCCCCAGCCGATGAAGGACGCGAAGACGTCGGCGTGGGGGATGATGAAGAGGGCCAGCAGCACTCCCAGCGACAGCAGCCAGATGAAGGGCCGCCTCCGGCCGTAACGGCTGGAGCAGTGGTCGCTGGCCGAGCCAATCAGAGGTATGAACAGGAGCCCCAAGACGGGTCCGATTCCTGCAAAAACAAAGAGGAGGAGAAGAGTGTGGTCATGCTCACTTATTCGCTACGTAATATCGCTATTACAAGCTTTTAGGACTGACTTATTAGCGGTTTCTTGagcattttaatatattcttaCAACTGTGGGGGGTTATGCCATCAGAGAAAATCAAAAACTGACCGAttgtcaataagtaaaataaataatcataacccccaacttgtaaatgATTTTGCCGAGAATAAACCAGAGTGGTTTAATTAGAAGCACATGGATTCTTTGTTCTTTGGCACAGTTTTGGTGAACAAAGtcataattcaggcacacttggttgaacaaatatttattaacattgACAATACACTCACTATACTACACACTACATAAACATGCAACGCACGAGTTTCCCTGTGCACAGTACAAGTTTACAGTCAAGTCCTCCCAGAGGCCTAACATCCTAACCTAGCAGAAAAACCCTAGACTCTAACCAAGTATTCAACTCTTAGTGTTTACAAACGCCAGAATAAAAGATGATTAAAGATCAGCTGCCTTCCAAACTAAATAGAACACAATCTgtggttaaatctctctctcggAAAACCCGaatgcaacaaaataaatgggaacctATCTCCGTTTTGAAATTCTCACACAAACCAGGAAAGGCCATTTTTAACTGAGGGATGCTTTACTCGGAGTTCTAAAAATCAAACATGATATGGAGAACATCAGTAACATTAGGGGCCCATATCTGCATTGAAGATCATCACTCAATACTATTAAGTACTGATTAGCATTCACCTTGCCTCCTAAGGGAATTAGTGCTCCCAAACCAAAATGCGCCTCACAATACTGCAGAACCAACAGAACCCTTCAATGCTGGAACCTAGCATTCAGATCTGTAGAGGTTTTTAGATGAGCACCACACATGCACTCAAAAATGTCAGATTTGTCAAGAACGTGATGAAACCTTCAAAGTTGCCGTCTATAAGCGATACCCCAGCAATTTGAGAGTGCTTGAGCAAATCTGTGAAATAAATGGGCAAAATCTACACGAAGCCAGTGTGTTAAGGCGGTAGAGACAAAAAGGTTTGTCAGTCTGTAACTGCCAAATATGCTTTCAACAAATACTCATCGGTTAATGCAATCAGTGCATTTTAATTTGGTCTTTTTagattttgctgacatttactgcaaTTTACAGTATCATACACTCCTTAGAAGCCTTCAAAtaaaagtttagaaaatgtgtatggaaagtttttaaatttcacaaaatgggacaccacaGGCAGGGACTGAATACTTCTGGgaagttttgtaaaaaaagtaGACATTCTtgacttatatacagtatataacacatACAGTGATATGTGCTCTATACTTCAACActagtttttctttctttatagtATTCAAGCAGTAGATGCAGAAAAAATCTCAGGTTCCTCCAGAAAGAATGTAACCATTTACCTTGTGCGAGGTCGGCATAGTCAGGCAAGATTAGGGCTTTAGCCTGAATTACATTACTtatcagtcacctgaccagtagCTGGAAGGTAACAGGTCAGGCGATGCTTTAAAAAccagagaaagaggagagagagaaaaaagtacCCTGTGTGGAACTGTAGAAGGATTCTGTGTGGAGCCAGAAGTCTGTGCGATACAAGACTCTTTGTGGGGGGGAATAGAGGATCATCTTGTGTGGAACCATAAAGTCTGTTTGATGTTTGAATTGAGTTTAAGAGTTTCCATTGTGAAACCGGCAAAGCAGTCAGAGCTGCCTGGTAATGATACGGAGAGACATGAAGAAACTAGCCAGAAGCTGAACGAGAAGAAATGCTTTGTTTTGGTTCTGGTTTTGTGTTACTGCAGTGTAAATAAAGAGCCCTGTTTGTACCTTGTGATTACatttctctctgctctcctggGACCTGGCTATAAAAAACACATCACACTgggaaagcactatataagatCCTCTCTTGCCAACACTTGACAAAAGGTGAGTTGTCTAATTAAACCGTCATCAAATTGATCAAAAGGGCTGTCAATGGGCCtttccagaaaacaaaaaaaaaactctgaccCATTTTTTCCACTCTGTCTAACCTTAACTGAAGGAATAATAGCTCCTTACATTTTGGTTTCATGTGCGTCTTAAGCAAGGAATATCATCAAAAGTAACTCCTGATAAACCGACACAAGATGTCTTTTAACAACGTGAGCCCAGCTCCTTCAGAAGGCTGTGTAAAACAGCACACACCAGAAGCAGATGGCCACTTGGAGTATCTGCTCCATTAGGGTTCTTTCATCAGCGATGACTTGAAATAATTTGCAATTATCTTTTGCGGCTTGTAACCTTTCCACACATCTTCATAAGGCGGCTCCTGGCTGCCGCTGCCTCCACCACGACGAGTCTCAAAACGGAGCCGAGCGCTTGGAAATCCACCACAGGTTTGGAAAGACAGCCTAAGATTGTTCATACAAGCAGAGTCCGATATACAATTTTAGCTACAGCTGTCGTTATTTATACTTTGCAGActagaaaaaagggaaaattaaGTCTTGAAAGAGGTAAGGGATAATAACATCTGGAATTGTGACGGCATCCAGAAGCCCAACATTGTTTTTCCTGTTATAATTTCTACAACCTCACTACTCACATGAATCCCCACTGCCATTTAGACACAATCCTGCAAGAACGAATAGCAGTGAAATGTCACCAACCACtggaatgacaaaaatgaaatgtctaCCTGgagcaaagcagaaactgtcaaGAAAACCTTAAGTCCAACCAAGGCCGCTACTGTAGAATCTCCTGACCGTTTATGAAGTAAAACTGCACATTTTGCTCTCGGTTCTCAACAGGAAGTCACGTCATTATTGCACTCCTAGTAAGTTTACATTCATTTATACAAAGCAAAAACTAGCCAACTTTCAAAACTGAcactccattttctaactgcttcatccaatttaggtTCGAGGAGGAGCAGGACTGCAAGCAGCGAGCACAAGGAAGGATACACTCctgatgggatgccagtccatcgcaggcacacagacaaacagacatgcacagggcccattttcccagaagccaatcaacctagCATTATGTTCTCAGACTGAGGGAGGAacccagagcacctggaggaaacccaagtgaacagtagaagaacatacaaactccacgcagacagcagcccaggtcccAAATTCCTCAAGTTTATTCTAAAAATACTGCTTATAATCTTAAATCCACATTCTAAATGAGTTCTCCATTTCTAGCAAACATACACAGAATGATAAAATGCAGGGAATTTAACAATATTATTTAGTCCCCTTCAATTTTCTTTGCATTTCTGTACCGATTCATACAGGCACATGTAATCCTTTACTTGAATACAATTACAAAATACCAAAATATCTCTTTCATAAACGCAACACGACATGATAGAACTGCATGCATAATCGTTTCTAATTATTTATACATCATTTACATTATAGGAACATGATTTCCCATTCGATTACAGAAGGGCTCATGagagacctacagtaccttCAGTCACAAGATAAGAGCAGAGATTCCAGGTTGAGAGAAGTCAGGTAAAAATGATGAAAGAGACACTTATGTTTTGTCCTTGAGAGCTAACAAGGACTTTCTATTGATGGAGTTCAGCCCTTTTCACAAATTTATCTTATTATATGGTTATAATGCATCTTATTTTATCAGGTGGTATACTATTTACAGATGAGATGTGACTGTATTCTTTTAGTCTCATTCAAGTACAGCCGTACCAAGCAATGttataacaataacaaatattaaGCTTAAAAGCCAGAATTGgctttttcttaaaagaaatgaaTTTTGTAATGCAGTACCGAAAAACGTAATGTCAGTCAAGTTTCAATTGTATTTTTCCGAgccacattcaaagcaaaaatggAGCAACATCATTAAAAACAACCCCGAGATGACTGAGAATTATCAATTTTcaatttta is part of the Lepisosteus oculatus isolate fLepOcu1 chromosome 7, fLepOcu1.hap2, whole genome shotgun sequence genome and encodes:
- the LOC102686012 gene encoding solute carrier family 45 member 3, translated to MVFRTPSNSCQQKNVLNMLRCNLQWHLVLLNFLTCGLEICVAAGITYVPPLLLEAGVEEQYMTMVLGIGPVLGLLFIPLIGSASDHCSSRYGRRRPFIWLLSLGVLLALFIIPHADVFASFIGWGGRALQVAFLILGVALLDFCGQVCFTPLEALLSDLYHDEETCGQAFAMFSFMVSLGGCVGYLLPALDWSESYLSVYLGGQEECLFALLTGIFIVSVLVTMKMSEEPGYPPQCPVLETKPLEGARCVPRSCCYLLKYKFRISKSGPLMCLVRTCWSMTPAIYRSYCHVPRVMRQLCVAQLCSWMAVMSFMLFYTDFVGEGLYQGVPSAAPGTASRLRYDEGIRMGSLGLFLQCATSTFFSLVMSKLVKLFGSRRVYLTSMVSFTLSALVICLSKSIVLVTMMSALTGFAYATLQTLPYTLTCHYHKEKEVYMPKAKTKNLQNNGITITRESVYLAPEEECTMNHPENTHHCFRPDSASYYTACNGSAPSPSFSSEATLGHGTGLSNGEEGKQEDYGKRGVGLDFAILDSTFLLSQVFPSLFMGMIVQFTESVTAYIASSTIFGFISIYLTNHIVFDQKDLRF